The DNA sequence GTCGCCGGCGCCGCCCTGGCCACACCGGCCGCCGCCCAGACATCCGGCTCCCTAGGCCTCTCCTCCCTGAGCTTCGCGTCGAAGCGGGTTGACGTCCGCGAGCAGAGTGTCGCCGTCACCCTCACCTGGACGGTCCGCAACACGAATCCCGACGCCATGTACCTGTCGGGTTCGGTCCGGTTGCGGATGGCGGGCAGCGGGCCCGGCGCGTACGTCGGAACGGCGCGTGAACTCCACTTTTGGCTCTACAGCAGCTGGGAAGGCGTCCGCTTCGTGTCCGGGGACGCCCAGGAGTCGACCTACGAGTACGACTTCGCCGTCCCGCGCTACGGCAAGACCACGTCGACGACGTGGCTGGTCGCCGGCTTCCACGCCGTGGACGACACGGGCGCCACGCTGAACCTGGAGGGCGCGCAACTGGCGGGGCACCGTCCGTGGCTGAAGGCGCGGACCGCGGTCGACTCGACCCCTCCGGCCATCAACTCGATCGAGTTCGACGGAGATGCCCCTTACCGCTTCGTCGGAAACCACGCCAGCGTGCTTCCATACCGCGCCACCTTGCACGACGCACAGACAGGATTCTGGAAGGGCACCCTCCGGTTGGCCGGCCCGAACGGGCAGATCCTCACCGCAGCCTTCGAGACGAACCTGTCCAGTTGGGGCTCGGACTGCCGTCCCCAGAGCATCGGCGACCACACCATGACCTGCCGGTTCCAGCTCGACGTGCCGGCGGGCACGGCCTCTGGTGTCTGGCAGGTCTCCGAGGTGACACTGTTCGACAACGTCGGCAACCAGACGACCGTCGTCCCACCGACCACGGCGCCGGTAACGCTCACCTCGAACGAGGTGGTGAGCGTGAGCGACTTCTCCGCCAACCCGAATCCGGTCGACAACTGGACCCAACACTCGGCCACACGTATCCGCCTGGCCGTGGAAGGGGCTCAGAACGGTGTCAGCACCGTACGGGTCGACTTCGAGATGGCCTGGTGCCAACTGGACGGCAGCGAGCCGACCGTTGATCCGGATGGCGCGATCTCGATCGGCGTCACCGTCTTCCGACACGCAGAGGAATGTGTGGTGGACAGTGTGCTGGTGGTGGACGGCGCCGGCAACGTCGCCACCTACGGCAGGCCCTACGGAGGCCCCGCTCCGGGGCTGGTCATCACCCGGGTGGTGAACACCGTGCCGCCGACGGCGAGTGCAGTGGTCCTCACTCCGACGACCGTCCCCCGCAGTCAGGCGGCCAGCACCACACCGACCCTCACCATGCAGGTGACCACCCCGGTCGCCCCGCTCAGGGGGTACTGGCTCCACCTTTACGACAGCGCCGGCAACGTGGTTGACGGCTCGGGAGGCAGCGCCTATCCGGCACCGGACGGAACGCTCAACCTCCAGGGCTATCTGCCCTACGGCATCGCCGCCGGCACCTACTCGTACGGCTTCACCCTGATCGACGAAAGCGGATTGCAGTCGTCGTACGGGGTCAACGGCCAGCCCCTGCCGGACGGCCCGCTGGAAATCACCATCACCGACGACTGAGCCGAACGGGAGGGTGCCGCAATGAGGCGGCGCCCTCCCGCCCGGTCGGCCGACACCGACGGTTCGACCCGCACGCCGGGCCGGGCGGGACGGTCGGCGGCTCGTAGACTGCGCGGATGGCTTCCCCCGTCGAGGTACGCGGCAAGGACCCGTTGGAGATCCTCCGGCGGGTGTTCGGCTACGACGAGTTCCGGGGCAGCCAGCGGGAGATCATCGACCAGGTCGTCGGGGGCGGTGACGCCCTGGTCCTGATGCCGACCGGTGGCGGCAAGTCACTGTGCTACCAGATCCCGGCGCTGGTCCGTGACGGTGTCGCGGTCGTCATCTCACCGCTGATCGCGCTGATGCAGGACCAGGTCGACGCGTTGCACGCGGTCGGCGTACGCGCCGGCTTCCTCAACTCGACGCTGGATCTCGACATCCGGCGGATGGTCGAGGCGGAGTTCCGGGCCGGTGAGATCGACCTGTTGTACCTGGCGCCGGAGGCGCTCGGCTCCCCCGGCACGGTCCGGCTGCTCGAGAGCGGGAAGATCGCGCTGTTCGCGATCGACGAGGCGCACTGCGTGGCGCAGTGGGGGCACGACTTCCGGCCCGACTATCTGGCGCTGTCGATGCTGCACGAGCGGTGGCCGGACGTACCCCGGATCGCGCTGACCGCGACCGCGACGACGGCGACGCACGAGGAGATCGCGACCCGGCTCGACCTGAAGGACGCCCGGCACTTCGTCGCCAGTTTCGACCGGCCGAACATCCAGTACCGGATCGTGTCGAAGCGGGAGCCACGCCGGCAACTGCTCGACCTGCTGCGCACCGAGCACGCCGGGGACGCCGGGATCGTGTACTGCCTGTCGCGGGCGTCGGTGGAGAAGACGGCCGAGTTCCTGGTGCAGAACGGGATCGCCGCGTTGCCGTACCACGCGGGGTTGGACGCCGGTGTCCGCGCCGGGAACCAGAAACGGTTCCTGCGCGAGGACGGCCTGATCATGGTGGCGACGATCGCGTTCGGGATGGGGATCGACAAGCCCGACGTACGGTTCGTC is a window from the Polymorphospora rubra genome containing:
- the recQ gene encoding DNA helicase RecQ, producing MASPVEVRGKDPLEILRRVFGYDEFRGSQREIIDQVVGGGDALVLMPTGGGKSLCYQIPALVRDGVAVVISPLIALMQDQVDALHAVGVRAGFLNSTLDLDIRRMVEAEFRAGEIDLLYLAPEALGSPGTVRLLESGKIALFAIDEAHCVAQWGHDFRPDYLALSMLHERWPDVPRIALTATATTATHEEIATRLDLKDARHFVASFDRPNIQYRIVSKREPRRQLLDLLRTEHAGDAGIVYCLSRASVEKTAEFLVQNGIAALPYHAGLDAGVRAGNQKRFLREDGLIMVATIAFGMGIDKPDVRFVAHLDLPKSVEGYYQETGRAGRDGLPSTAWLAYGLQDVVQQRKLIEGSEGDQAHRRNLAGHLDAMLALCETVECRRGQLLAYFGQAQVEKCGNCDTCLEPPESWDGTIAAQKLLSTVLRLKRERNQKFGAGQSIDILLGRQNEKVVQHGHDSLTVFGIGTELSEAQWRGVVRQLLAQGLLAVEGDYGTLVLTDASAEVLGRQRTVMMRREPERPAAGRTPKQKADRSPAQDLDPEATKLFERLRAWRAATAKEQGVPAYVVFHDATLRQIAADAPTSLAELGRVSGVGENKLAKYGQSILELLTG